Proteins co-encoded in one Candidatus Bathyarchaeia archaeon genomic window:
- a CDS encoding ribbon-helix-helix protein, CopG family yields MGRSINTQAERGEGMMEKLNISITEEMKKRLELERKKRALDSIPETIRYILSEYLAKG; encoded by the coding sequence ATGGGGCGAAGCATAAATACTCAGGCCGAGAGGGGAGAGGGTATGATGGAGAAACTGAACATCTCGATAACCGAAGAGATGAAGAAGCGCTTGGAGTTGGAGCGGAAGAAACGCGCTCTTGACTCGATACCGGAGACAATCCGATACATACTGAGCGAATATCTTGCAAAGGGCTAA